CGCCTCGATCGCGATGCAGACGGTGGTGAACCCGATTGTCTTCGGAAAGCCGATCTCCTCATCTCTTCACGATCTCGTCACGAACATTGGAAACGAATCGAAAGACCTCGCGCTGCTTCATATGGGAGGAAAGATGCTGCCTCATCAGATCTCGATCCTTCATAAGGAGATGCAACAGTGGGACACGGAGATCCAAAAAAGTCTGGGAATTGTCTTTACCAAAATCCATGAGGCACGGATTGAAAATGAGACCCGGTGGTTGACCGACACCACCTACCAAAGCGGTCTCAGGATCACCGCAGGGTGTGTCGCTGCCGGTCTGGCGGCGAGCGTCATCCCTCATGATTCAACCCTTTGCCTACCCCTTATCTTGGGAACGACGGAACCGACGACGCCCACGAGAAGACCTTCGGTCAAATGGCCTGATGCAATTGATGTCACCAACGCCTGGAAGATTTTTAAGGCGATTTATGAATCGCCGGCGGGAGAGCCCTCTCCCACCAAGCAAGATTTTATCCAACGGATGCGAGAAGAGCCCCCCTTTCGTGCGTGGTTCTATGACTGTCTGGGCAGGGTCAGTACCCGGACCGTTCTGCTCGTTATCTGGATGGGGGGCGATAAACTGGTTCATTACAAGCAACTCGCGCGTCTCCTCGCGAAGGAGCCAGCGCTCGAGGCGGCCTGTTGGGAGTCGATTCATGAAAGGGTCCCCCTCTGGAGGGAATTAGGCCTCGATCCCAAGGCGCACTTTGAGGAGATGACCCGGGCCGAATCCGAGCTTGCCATGATCAGAAAAGAGGCGACCGAACGCTTAGGCCCCGAGGCCGGAGAGAGCAGTTGGACATCCGAACTTCTTACGCTGAATAACCTGATCGGCATGCGACGCATCGCGATGATTATTGCCAGTCGTGATGCGATGCGCGAACGCGTTCGGGAAATTTCGACCGATGCGGCAGATTTTGATCGACAAGCAAGAACCCTCGAGGGGATGATTTCGGAAAACCTCGCCTATCTCCTGCTCCGAAAGCTTGATTGCGAGACAGGGAAATACACCCACCCTCAAAGCTATCATGATGAGAGAAGCCAACCTGCATTTGAGCAGGCGTATGAGGTACTCCGCCAGGCGGTCATCCGGGTCTATGAGGCAAAATCAGAGGGGATGGAAGGACTCCTTTCCACAGCGATCACTCAACAGATGGATAAGATCAAAGCGGGCGGATGGACAAGCTATGACGAGATCTCGAAGGCACGGCATGAGAACGATGTGATCCCTTCGCTCGTCGACGCGGGACCGTATCTGATCTCCTGCCTCTACCTGCATCTCCTGAGAGATGTCCCGTTTGAAAGGCTCGCCCTGGAGAGGCTGACCTCCTCCACGGAAGGGGAATTGACTACCTATAGAGAGGCGCGTCGTGCAAAACAGGCTGCGGTACCCGAAGAGCTCTTTAATCTTCTCGTGACTACAGAATTTATGGTCAAATTTTTACAAAAGGCTCGTTATCAACTCTCTGAGGGGAAGATCACGGAGCTCGATCAGATCCAGATCGCCGCACTCTCAACATCAGCAATCCAGATCATCGGTCATTTCAATACCGCCTTCGAGAGTGCTATTGCCAGACGGGCAGCACCTGCCTGGCAACGATACAGCGAAAAAAATGTCTCCGAAAATTACGTTCGAAACGAGATCCTCCACCCGCTCTCTGTCTTGAGGACAACGATCGGGAAGAAAATCGAGGCGGCGGCGCCAGACTCTCCTGATTTGGGGCCGCTCAACCTGATAGATCAGGCGCTCTTGAGTTGCTACGACAGGGTCACGGAAATCACCGGTATCTTTTCCGCCTTGAACTAATCACTGAGGCACGTTAAACCGCATCCGCTATGCCTTTCACCCTTGCTGACCGCGTTAAAAATCTTCCTCCATACCTTTTCGCCGAACTCGACCGCCTGAAGGCGGAGCAGGTGAAAAAGGGGGTCGATGTGATCGATCTGGGCGTCGCCGATCCCGATCTCCCGACTCCTCCTCATATTATCAAGGCGCTCCAGAAGGCAGCCGAGGACCCGGAAAATCACCGCTATCCCGCCTATACCGGAATGAATCGCTTCCGCGAATCGGCAGCCGGCTGGATGAAGCGGCGTTTTGGCGTGACTTTGGAACCCCTCGCTGAGGTCTTGACACTCATCGGTTCCAAAGAAGGGATTTCCAATTTTCCCTTGGCCTTTGTAAACCCGGGAGATGTCGTCCTAATCCCCTCCCCCGGTTATCCTCCGTACACGAGCGGGACCCTCTTCGCCGGAGGCAAACCGTACTTCCTCCCTTTGAAGAGGGAAAATAACTTTCTCCCCGATCTCAAATCGATCCCGCAGGAGGTCGTGAAAAAAGCGAGGATCATCCATATCAATTATCCGAACAATCCGACCGCCGCCATCGCGAACCTCAATTTTTTTGAAGAGGTGGTCCAGTTTGCGAGAAAAAATAATATTATCGTCTGCCATGATGCCGCCTACTCGGAGCAGTACGATAAAGAACCGTCTCCCTCCTTTCTGCAGGTCGATGGGGCGCGAGAGGTCGGGATTGAATTCCACTCCCTCTCGAAGACCTTCAACATGACCGGTTGGCGAATCGGTTTCGCCTGCGGAAATCGGGACCTGATCGCGGGTCTCGGCAAGATCAAAACCAAC
This genomic stretch from Deltaproteobacteria bacterium harbors:
- a CDS encoding LL-diaminopimelate aminotransferase — encoded protein: MPFTLADRVKNLPPYLFAELDRLKAEQVKKGVDVIDLGVADPDLPTPPHIIKALQKAAEDPENHRYPAYTGMNRFRESAAGWMKRRFGVTLEPLAEVLTLIGSKEGISNFPLAFVNPGDVVLIPSPGYPPYTSGTLFAGGKPYFLPLKRENNFLPDLKSIPQEVVKKARIIHINYPNNPTAAIANLNFFEEVVQFARKNNIIVCHDAAYSEQYDKEPSPSFLQVDGAREVGIEFHSLSKTFNMTGWRIGFACGNRDLIAGLGKIKTNVDSGAFQAVQWAGIAALEENTGCIEEIRGVYRQRRKLTCEGLKRLGWDIASSAAAITLWVAVPKGYDSARFSKKVLEEVGVVITPGNGFGEGGEGYVRISLTCSDTRLQEAVERLGRLKI